The Pseudarthrobacter sp. NS4 genome includes a window with the following:
- a CDS encoding HAD hydrolase-like protein: protein MTSTTVPVIFDLDGTLVDPAGGITDGIASALRGLGLPVPGQDLLDAMIGPKLSDSLLNVAQVPAGLLDEVIRRYREYYVATGIGQGRLYPGIREVLESFVAAGTPVAVATQKPQKLARTVLAHYGIDGYFRTIRGSADDETAVEGVPLGKTEIIAAALRDLDTQHAVMVGDRAQDVSGAIANGLDCIGVAWGFAPDGELEDAGSVTVVHDAGELVKAIDRLQAIHAAAMSEVTNDGNV, encoded by the coding sequence GTGACTTCAACAACAGTGCCCGTGATCTTTGACCTGGACGGCACTCTTGTCGATCCGGCCGGTGGGATAACAGACGGAATTGCCTCGGCCCTTCGCGGGCTGGGCCTTCCTGTTCCCGGCCAGGACCTGCTCGATGCGATGATCGGCCCGAAGCTGAGCGACTCACTCCTTAACGTGGCCCAGGTTCCGGCCGGCCTCCTTGACGAGGTCATCCGGCGCTACCGGGAGTACTACGTGGCCACCGGTATTGGCCAGGGCCGGCTTTACCCGGGCATCCGTGAAGTCCTGGAATCCTTTGTGGCTGCGGGGACGCCCGTGGCTGTGGCCACCCAGAAACCCCAGAAGCTGGCCCGGACCGTCCTGGCCCATTACGGAATAGACGGGTATTTCCGGACCATCCGCGGTTCGGCGGATGACGAAACAGCCGTCGAGGGCGTTCCGCTGGGGAAGACCGAAATTATCGCCGCTGCGCTGAGGGACCTGGACACCCAGCACGCGGTTATGGTGGGGGACCGTGCCCAGGATGTATCAGGGGCCATCGCCAACGGGCTCGACTGCATCGGCGTGGCGTGGGGATTCGCTCCCGACGGCGAACTTGAGGATGCCGGTTCGGTCACCGTGGTCCATGACGCGGGGGAACTGGTGAAGGCCATCGACCGGTTGCAGGCCATCCACGCGGCCGCCATGAGCGAGGTGACCAACGATGGCAATGTTTGA
- a CDS encoding lysophospholipid acyltransferase family protein has translation MAMFEAVRWTTRSLISGTCRPSVLGLDNVPSDGPFIVAPNHLSFFDSVIVQALMPRPVAFFAKAEYFTTGGAKGKVMKAFFESVGSIPVERGEQAASVQALKTLLDILESGRGIGIYPEGTRSRDGILYRGRTGVGWLALTTGAPVIPVGLIGTENLQRAGEKGVKPQHFTMKVGEPLYFDKTGPDHSLPARREVTDRVMDAIAELSGQERSTSYNQSKVIE, from the coding sequence ATGGCAATGTTTGAGGCGGTCCGCTGGACCACGCGCAGCCTGATTTCCGGCACCTGCCGGCCCAGCGTCCTCGGACTCGACAATGTCCCGTCGGACGGGCCGTTCATCGTGGCTCCCAACCACCTGTCCTTCTTTGACAGCGTTATTGTGCAGGCCCTGATGCCACGCCCTGTCGCCTTCTTCGCGAAGGCCGAGTACTTCACCACCGGTGGCGCCAAGGGCAAGGTCATGAAGGCGTTCTTCGAGTCCGTGGGATCCATCCCCGTGGAACGCGGCGAGCAGGCGGCGAGCGTCCAGGCGCTCAAGACCCTGTTGGACATCCTGGAATCGGGCCGGGGAATCGGCATCTACCCGGAGGGCACCCGTTCCCGGGACGGCATCCTTTACCGCGGACGCACGGGCGTGGGCTGGCTGGCCCTGACTACCGGGGCGCCGGTCATCCCGGTGGGCCTGATTGGAACGGAAAACCTGCAGCGGGCGGGCGAGAAGGGTGTGAAGCCCCAGCACTTCACCATGAAGGTGGGGGAGCCGCTGTATTTCGACAAGACCGGGCCGGACCACTCGCTGCCCGCACGGCGCGAAGTGACGGACCGGGTCATGGATGCGATCGCCGAACTGAGCGGGCAGGAGCGGTCCACCAGCTACAACCAGAGCAAGGTCATCGAGTAG
- the uvrC gene encoding excinuclease ABC subunit UvrC: MANPASYRPRTGEIPTNPGVYRFRDPHGRVIYVGKAKSLRSRLNSYFANPAGLLPKTYAMIHAASSVEWTVVGSELESLQLEYTWIKEFKPRFNVVFRDDKTYPYLAVTMGEKYPRVQVMRGDKKKGTRYFGPYTAGAIRETMDTLLRVFPVRSCSGGVFKRAEASGRPCLLGYIDKCSAPCVGRISPDDHRALAEDFCAFMGGEAKRFIAKLERQMGEAVGELDYERAARIRDDITALRKVFERNAVVLAEETDADVFALHEDELEAAVQVFHVRGGRIRGQRGWVVEKVEDSTTPDLVEHLLQQVYGGDGDSHGRLPREVLVPVEPSNAAELGQWLAGIRGAKVDIRVPQRGDKAALMSTVRENAEHALKLHKTRRAGDITVRSLALQELQEALDLPVPLLRIECFDVSHVQGTNVVASMVVVEDGLPKKSDYRKFSVTGPAASDDTAAMHDVLTRRFRHYLKDKSAQVDESALNPEQLGPEPLDPEQQIPVPHEPAVEASVLDTTTPAPRAKFAYPPNLVVVDGGKPQVNAAARALADLGIDDVYVVGLAKRLEEVWLPNSDFPVILPRTSQGLYLLQRIRDEAHRFAITFHRQKRGKAMTVSALDGVPGLGASKRKALLAHFGSVKSVKAASAEELSQAKGIGPALATAIVNHFSAEGPAAVSVPAINMTTGEIIET; this comes from the coding sequence GTGGCAAATCCAGCAAGTTACAGGCCCAGGACGGGTGAAATCCCCACCAATCCGGGGGTGTACCGGTTCCGTGATCCGCACGGCCGGGTCATCTACGTGGGCAAGGCGAAAAGCCTCCGGTCGCGGCTGAACTCCTATTTCGCCAACCCTGCCGGGCTGCTGCCGAAAACCTACGCCATGATCCATGCTGCCAGCAGCGTGGAATGGACGGTGGTGGGCAGCGAACTGGAATCGCTGCAGCTGGAATACACCTGGATCAAGGAATTCAAGCCGCGGTTCAACGTGGTGTTCCGGGACGACAAGACCTACCCCTACCTGGCTGTCACCATGGGTGAAAAATATCCGCGCGTCCAGGTGATGCGCGGGGACAAGAAAAAGGGCACCCGCTACTTTGGCCCGTACACGGCCGGCGCAATCCGGGAAACCATGGACACCCTGCTTCGCGTCTTTCCGGTGCGCAGCTGCAGCGGCGGCGTGTTCAAGCGTGCCGAAGCGAGCGGACGGCCGTGCCTCCTGGGCTACATCGACAAATGCTCGGCACCTTGCGTGGGCCGCATTTCCCCGGACGATCACCGGGCCCTGGCAGAGGATTTCTGCGCCTTTATGGGCGGTGAGGCCAAGCGCTTCATCGCCAAGCTGGAAAGGCAGATGGGCGAAGCCGTGGGAGAGCTCGATTACGAGCGTGCGGCCAGGATCCGCGATGACATCACCGCACTGCGCAAAGTCTTCGAGCGGAACGCTGTGGTGCTCGCCGAAGAAACCGACGCCGATGTCTTCGCCCTCCACGAGGATGAACTCGAAGCTGCCGTGCAGGTGTTCCACGTCCGCGGCGGCAGGATCCGCGGCCAGCGCGGCTGGGTGGTGGAAAAGGTGGAGGATTCCACCACTCCGGACCTCGTGGAGCACCTCCTGCAGCAGGTCTATGGCGGCGACGGTGACAGCCACGGCCGGCTGCCCCGTGAGGTGCTGGTTCCGGTGGAGCCCAGCAATGCCGCTGAACTGGGGCAGTGGCTGGCCGGCATCCGGGGCGCCAAAGTGGATATCCGGGTCCCGCAGCGCGGCGACAAGGCAGCACTGATGTCCACGGTCCGGGAAAACGCTGAGCATGCCCTGAAACTGCATAAAACACGGCGGGCAGGTGACATCACCGTCAGGTCGCTGGCGCTCCAGGAACTGCAGGAAGCACTCGACCTGCCGGTGCCGCTGCTGCGCATCGAATGCTTCGACGTCTCCCACGTCCAGGGCACCAACGTGGTGGCCTCCATGGTGGTGGTGGAGGACGGGCTGCCCAAGAAGTCCGATTACCGCAAGTTCTCCGTGACTGGCCCCGCGGCCTCTGATGACACCGCCGCGATGCATGACGTCCTGACCCGGCGGTTCCGGCACTACCTGAAGGACAAGTCCGCGCAGGTGGATGAGTCTGCGCTGAATCCTGAACAGCTTGGCCCCGAACCGCTGGACCCCGAACAGCAGATCCCTGTCCCGCACGAACCGGCTGTGGAAGCCAGCGTGCTGGACACCACCACTCCTGCGCCGCGTGCAAAGTTCGCCTATCCGCCCAACCTCGTGGTGGTTGATGGCGGCAAGCCCCAGGTGAATGCGGCAGCACGCGCCCTCGCGGACCTTGGCATCGATGACGTTTACGTGGTGGGCCTGGCCAAGCGTCTCGAAGAGGTATGGCTTCCGAACAGTGACTTCCCGGTCATCCTGCCGCGCACCTCGCAGGGGCTGTATCTGTTGCAGCGCATCCGCGATGAGGCCCACCGCTTCGCCATCACGTTCCACCGGCAAAAGCGGGGCAAGGCCATGACCGTCTCCGCGCTGGATGGCGTACCGGGGCTGGGGGCCTCGAAACGCAAAGCACTCCTCGCCCATTTCGGATCCGTCAAGAGTGTCAAGGCGGCCTCCGCGGAGGAGCTCTCCCAGGCGAAGGGTATCGGGCCTGCACTGGCCACTGCCATCGTGAACCACTTCTCTGCCGAGGGCCCTGCCGCGGTTTCCGTGCCGGCCATCAACATGACCACCGGCGAAATCATTGAAACTTAG
- the rapZ gene encoding RNase adapter RapZ — MADTTAESGAGQDGMKPVKPLEAELLVVTGMSGAGRSTAADALEDHGWYVVENLPPQMLGTLAELVSHAPQSIPRLAVVIDVRSKGLFADIRAALGALAASGVTFRVLFLDASDNVLVRRFEQGRRPHPLQGGGRILDGIAAERELLQELRDSSDVVLDTSGYNVHGLATAITELFSETGPVALRLNIMSFGFKYGLPVDSNYVADVRFIPNPHWVPQLRPHTGLDKDVSDYVLEAEGVKNFVDRYVMALEPVLDGYRRENKHYATIAVGCTGGKHRSVAVAVELSKKLAQFPRVTVTTTHRDLGRE, encoded by the coding sequence ATGGCAGACACGACGGCGGAATCCGGAGCCGGGCAGGACGGGATGAAGCCCGTTAAGCCGCTCGAAGCGGAGCTGCTGGTGGTCACCGGGATGTCCGGCGCCGGGCGGAGTACAGCCGCTGACGCGCTTGAGGACCACGGCTGGTACGTCGTTGAGAACCTGCCGCCGCAGATGCTGGGAACGCTAGCCGAACTCGTCTCGCACGCCCCGCAGTCCATTCCGCGCCTGGCCGTGGTGATCGATGTCCGGAGCAAGGGCCTCTTCGCTGACATCCGGGCCGCGCTGGGAGCCCTTGCCGCCAGCGGCGTCACCTTCCGTGTGCTGTTCCTCGACGCGAGCGACAACGTCCTGGTGCGCCGCTTTGAGCAGGGGCGCCGGCCGCACCCCCTGCAGGGCGGCGGCCGCATCCTCGACGGCATCGCTGCAGAACGCGAGCTGCTCCAGGAACTGCGCGACAGCTCCGACGTCGTACTGGACACTTCCGGCTACAACGTCCACGGACTGGCCACCGCAATCACCGAGCTTTTCAGCGAGACCGGCCCGGTGGCGCTCCGCCTGAACATCATGAGCTTTGGCTTCAAGTACGGCCTGCCCGTCGACTCCAACTACGTGGCCGACGTCCGGTTCATCCCCAACCCGCACTGGGTGCCGCAGCTGCGCCCGCACACGGGGCTGGACAAGGACGTCAGCGACTACGTGCTCGAAGCCGAGGGCGTCAAGAACTTCGTGGACCGCTATGTCATGGCCCTTGAGCCCGTCCTTGACGGCTACCGCCGGGAAAACAAGCACTACGCCACCATCGCCGTGGGCTGCACAGGCGGCAAGCACCGTTCAGTCGCTGTCGCCGTCGAACTTTCCAAGAAACTTGCGCAGTTCCCCCGGGTTACCGTGACCACCACGCACCGGGACCTGGGCCGCGAGTAA
- a CDS encoding gluconeogenesis factor YvcK family protein: protein MAVFTGALPLVPPASGTAKAQQDKGPNVVALGGGHGLSASLSALRLLTSELTAIVTVADDGGSSGRLREEYGVLPPGDLRMALSALCDDTDWGRTWRDVMQHRFHPRNGPGGSLDEHAMGNLLIVTLWELLGDAVAGLKWAGALLGARGQVLPMSTEPLTIEGDVRVTAPNGESELQTIYGQARCAVAGSLEQMRLLPEAAPACTEALTAIELADWVILGPGSWYTSVLPHLLLPEMRQALCHTPAKRCLTMNLATDTKETSGMTAADHLDVLRRYAPEFTVDVVLADPASVPDRQEFEKAAGMIGAEVVLGKVGASGRRPVHDPLRLATAYQDIFGNS, encoded by the coding sequence ATGGCGGTGTTCACGGGCGCGCTTCCGCTGGTTCCGCCTGCGTCCGGAACTGCGAAGGCCCAGCAGGACAAGGGACCAAATGTCGTTGCCCTCGGTGGCGGGCACGGCCTGTCAGCCTCCCTGTCGGCGCTGCGGCTGCTCACCTCCGAGCTCACGGCCATCGTGACGGTAGCGGACGACGGCGGCTCATCCGGGCGTCTGCGCGAGGAGTACGGCGTCCTTCCGCCGGGGGACCTGCGAATGGCACTGTCGGCTTTGTGTGACGACACCGACTGGGGCCGGACGTGGCGTGACGTGATGCAGCACCGCTTCCATCCCCGTAATGGCCCCGGCGGCTCCCTCGATGAGCACGCGATGGGCAACCTGCTGATCGTCACCCTCTGGGAATTGCTTGGCGACGCGGTCGCCGGGCTCAAGTGGGCGGGTGCACTGCTCGGCGCGCGCGGCCAGGTGCTGCCCATGTCCACGGAGCCGCTGACCATTGAAGGGGACGTCCGGGTCACGGCCCCCAACGGTGAATCAGAGCTGCAAACCATCTACGGGCAGGCTCGCTGCGCTGTCGCGGGTTCGCTGGAGCAGATGCGGCTCCTGCCGGAAGCGGCGCCCGCCTGCACCGAGGCACTCACGGCCATCGAGCTTGCGGACTGGGTCATCCTGGGCCCCGGCTCCTGGTACACCTCCGTGCTGCCCCACCTGCTCCTGCCCGAAATGCGGCAGGCGCTGTGCCACACCCCTGCCAAGCGGTGCCTCACCATGAACCTTGCAACCGACACCAAGGAAACGTCCGGCATGACAGCCGCCGACCACCTCGACGTGCTGCGGCGCTATGCTCCGGAGTTCACGGTGGACGTTGTCCTGGCTGATCCCGCGTCCGTTCCCGACAGGCAGGAGTTCGAGAAGGCAGCCGGGATGATCGGCGCCGAGGTGGTCTTGGGTAAAGTAGGGGCGTCGGGACGCCGGCCCGTCCATGACCCCCTGCGTCTGGCGACGGCGTACCAGGACATTTTTGGGAACAGTTAG
- the whiA gene encoding DNA-binding protein WhiA: MALTASVKEELSRLDIKKSSVRKAEVSAMLRFAGGLHIISGRIVIEAEVDLASTARRLRAAIAEVYGHQSEIIVVSAGGLRRASRYVVRVVRDGEALARQTGLLDGRGRPVRGLPSAVVNGSAADAEAVWRGAFLVHGSLTEPGRSSSLEVTCPGPESALALVGAARRLDIQAKAREVRGVDRVVIRDGDTIAALLTRMGAHDALMVWEERRMRKEVRATANRLANFDDANLRRSAQAAVAAGARVDRALEILGDDVPEHLKYAGELRVAHKQASLDELGRLADPVMTKDAIAGRIRRLLAMADKRALDLGIPGTDANVTPEMLDE; encoded by the coding sequence ATGGCACTGACAGCATCAGTCAAGGAAGAACTGTCCCGTCTGGACATCAAAAAGTCATCAGTGCGCAAGGCGGAAGTATCCGCGATGCTCCGCTTTGCAGGCGGACTCCACATCATTTCCGGCCGGATCGTGATCGAGGCCGAAGTTGATCTGGCCTCCACCGCCCGGCGGCTGCGGGCGGCCATCGCGGAGGTCTACGGCCACCAAAGCGAGATCATCGTGGTGTCCGCAGGCGGACTCCGGCGTGCCAGCCGCTACGTGGTCAGGGTGGTGCGCGACGGCGAGGCGCTGGCCCGCCAGACAGGCCTCCTCGATGGCCGTGGCAGGCCGGTGCGCGGGCTGCCGTCCGCCGTCGTCAATGGCTCCGCAGCGGACGCCGAGGCCGTCTGGCGCGGGGCATTCCTGGTGCACGGATCGCTCACGGAACCCGGCCGCTCCTCGTCGTTGGAGGTCACGTGCCCCGGCCCGGAATCGGCACTGGCCCTCGTGGGCGCCGCCCGCCGGCTGGATATCCAGGCCAAGGCACGCGAAGTCAGGGGAGTGGACCGCGTCGTCATCCGGGACGGCGACACCATCGCCGCACTCCTCACCCGCATGGGCGCGCATGACGCGCTGATGGTCTGGGAGGAACGGCGGATGCGCAAGGAAGTCCGTGCCACCGCCAACCGCCTGGCCAACTTCGACGACGCCAACCTCCGCCGCTCGGCACAGGCCGCCGTCGCCGCGGGGGCCCGTGTGGACCGTGCCCTGGAGATCCTGGGCGACGACGTTCCCGAGCACCTGAAGTACGCCGGTGAACTGCGGGTGGCGCACAAACAGGCCAGCCTTGACGAACTTGGACGGCTCGCCGATCCCGTCATGACCAAGGACGCGATAGCAGGACGGATCCGCCGCCTGCTGGCTATGGCGGACAAACGGGCACTTGACCTGGGCATTCCCGGCACGGATGCCAATGTGACGCCCGAAATGCTGGACGAGTGA
- a CDS encoding superoxide dismutase yields MTEYVLPELSYDYAALEPHISARIMELHHSKHHAAYVAGANNALAQMAEAREKGDFANINRLSKDLAFHTGGHVNHSVFWNNLSPDGGDKPEGELAAAIDDAFGSFDAFRAQFSAAALGLQGSGWGFLAYEPIGGNLVIEQLYDQQGNVALGTTPLLMLDMWEHAFYLDYVNVKADYVKAFWNIVNWADVAKRFEAARSNATGLITVA; encoded by the coding sequence GTGACCGAGTACGTATTGCCGGAACTCAGCTACGACTACGCCGCCCTCGAACCGCACATCTCTGCGCGGATCATGGAGCTGCACCACAGCAAGCACCACGCAGCCTATGTGGCAGGTGCAAACAACGCCCTGGCACAGATGGCCGAGGCACGTGAAAAGGGCGACTTCGCCAACATCAACCGGCTCTCCAAGGACCTCGCGTTCCACACCGGCGGACATGTCAACCACTCCGTGTTCTGGAACAACCTCTCCCCGGACGGCGGCGACAAGCCCGAAGGTGAGCTGGCCGCGGCCATCGACGACGCCTTCGGCTCCTTCGATGCCTTCCGTGCCCAGTTCTCCGCAGCGGCCCTTGGCCTGCAGGGCTCGGGCTGGGGTTTCCTGGCCTACGAGCCCATCGGCGGAAACCTGGTCATCGAGCAGCTGTACGACCAGCAGGGCAACGTGGCACTGGGCACCACCCCGCTGCTGATGCTCGACATGTGGGAGCACGCCTTCTACCTGGACTACGTCAACGTCAAGGCCGACTACGTCAAGGCCTTCTGGAACATCGTCAACTGGGCCGATGTCGCCAAGCGGTTCGAGGCAGCACGCAGCAACGCCACGGGACTCATCACCGTCGCGTAG
- the gap gene encoding type I glyceraldehyde-3-phosphate dehydrogenase — MTTRIGINGFGRIGRNYFRAALAQGADLEIVAVNDLTSPEALAHLFKYDSVGGRLKETIEVKDGNIVVDGNVIKVLAERDPANLPWGELGVDIVIESTGFFTKAAAAQKHIDAGAKKVLISAPASDEDITIVMGVNHNLYDNATHHIISNASCTTNCLGPLAKVVNDEFGIERGLMTTVHAYTADQNLQDGPHNDLRRARAAAINMVPTSTGAAKAIGLVLPELKGKLDGYAIRVPVPTGSATDLTVTVSRETTVEEVNAALKRAAESEELQGFLTYTDEPIVSSDIVGDPASSIFDSGLTKVIGNQVKVVSWYDNEWGYSNRLVDLTELVASKLG; from the coding sequence GTGACGACCCGTATTGGTATCAACGGCTTTGGCCGTATTGGCCGCAACTACTTCCGCGCAGCACTTGCACAAGGCGCGGACCTGGAGATCGTTGCCGTCAACGACCTCACCAGCCCCGAGGCCCTGGCGCACCTGTTCAAGTACGACTCCGTCGGCGGCCGCCTGAAGGAAACCATCGAGGTCAAGGACGGCAACATCGTCGTCGACGGCAACGTCATCAAGGTCCTGGCTGAGCGCGATCCCGCCAACCTCCCCTGGGGCGAGCTGGGCGTGGACATCGTCATCGAATCCACCGGATTCTTCACCAAGGCTGCCGCAGCGCAGAAGCACATCGACGCCGGCGCCAAGAAGGTCCTCATCTCCGCCCCGGCATCGGATGAAGACATCACCATCGTCATGGGCGTGAACCACAACCTGTACGACAACGCGACGCACCACATCATCTCCAACGCGTCCTGCACCACCAACTGCCTGGGCCCGCTGGCCAAGGTGGTCAACGACGAGTTCGGCATCGAGCGCGGTCTCATGACCACCGTCCACGCCTACACCGCTGACCAGAACCTGCAGGACGGCCCGCACAACGACCTCCGCCGTGCACGCGCCGCCGCCATCAACATGGTGCCCACGTCCACCGGTGCAGCCAAGGCCATCGGCCTGGTCCTGCCTGAGCTCAAGGGCAAGCTGGACGGCTACGCCATCCGCGTTCCCGTGCCCACCGGCTCGGCCACCGACCTCACCGTCACCGTTTCGCGTGAGACCACCGTGGAGGAAGTCAACGCCGCCCTCAAGCGCGCTGCCGAATCCGAGGAACTGCAGGGCTTCCTGACCTACACGGACGAGCCGATCGTCTCCTCCGACATCGTCGGCGACCCCGCTTCGTCCATCTTCGACTCCGGCCTGACCAAGGTGATTGGCAACCAGGTCAAGGTTGTTTCGTGGTATGACAACGAATGGGGCTACTCCAACCGCCTCGTTGACCTTACGGAGCTTGTCGCATCCAAGCTGGGCTAG
- a CDS encoding phosphoglycerate kinase encodes MTSHTLNELIAEGVRGRYILVRSDLNVPLDGSTVTDDGRIKASLPVLSKLTDAGARVLVTAHLGRPKGAPEDKYSLRPAATRLAELADFKVSLAEDTVGSSAKEAAASLQDGEVLVLENVRFDARETSKDDAERGAFADELVALTGDNGAYVDDAFGAVHRKHASVYDVATRLPSYQGDLVHTEVEVLRKLTADTQRPYVVVLGGSKVSDKLAVIDNLLGKADTILVGGGMLFTFLAAAGHKVAASLLEEDQIPVVQDYLKRAADAGTEFVVPTDVVVAEKFAADAAHETVAADAIEESSFGAQGIGLDIGPDSAAAFAERITGARTVFWNGPMGVFEFEAFSAGTRAIAKALTETGAFTVVGGGDSAAAVRTLGFADDQFGHISTGGGASLEYLEGKELPGLSVLDR; translated from the coding sequence ATGACATCTCACACCCTCAACGAACTCATCGCTGAAGGTGTCCGCGGGCGGTACATTCTGGTTCGAAGTGACCTGAATGTGCCGCTCGACGGCTCTACAGTCACTGACGACGGCCGCATCAAGGCCTCACTTCCAGTGCTGTCAAAGCTCACGGACGCCGGTGCCCGCGTGCTGGTAACAGCCCACCTCGGACGCCCCAAGGGAGCACCCGAGGACAAGTACTCCCTCCGCCCCGCAGCCACCCGCCTGGCGGAGCTGGCGGACTTCAAGGTTTCCCTGGCCGAAGACACGGTTGGCAGTTCCGCAAAGGAAGCTGCAGCGTCCCTGCAGGACGGCGAAGTGCTGGTCCTGGAGAACGTCCGCTTCGACGCCCGCGAAACCAGCAAGGACGACGCAGAGCGTGGCGCCTTCGCTGACGAGCTGGTGGCGCTGACCGGGGATAACGGCGCCTACGTGGATGATGCCTTCGGTGCGGTGCACCGCAAGCACGCCAGCGTGTACGACGTCGCCACCCGGCTCCCGTCCTACCAGGGCGACCTGGTGCACACCGAGGTAGAGGTCCTGCGCAAGCTCACGGCCGACACGCAGCGCCCCTACGTGGTGGTGCTGGGCGGATCGAAGGTTTCGGACAAGCTCGCCGTCATCGACAACCTGTTGGGCAAGGCTGACACCATCCTGGTGGGCGGCGGCATGCTGTTCACGTTCCTCGCCGCGGCTGGCCACAAGGTGGCTGCAAGCCTGCTTGAGGAAGACCAGATTCCCGTGGTCCAGGATTACCTGAAGCGTGCTGCGGACGCCGGCACCGAATTCGTGGTGCCCACCGACGTGGTGGTCGCGGAGAAGTTTGCTGCAGACGCTGCCCACGAAACCGTCGCTGCAGACGCCATCGAGGAGAGCAGCTTCGGCGCGCAGGGCATCGGGCTGGACATCGGGCCCGATTCCGCTGCTGCATTCGCGGAGCGGATCACAGGTGCCAGGACCGTCTTCTGGAACGGTCCGATGGGCGTCTTCGAGTTCGAAGCGTTCTCCGCCGGAACGCGCGCCATCGCCAAGGCCCTGACCGAAACCGGGGCGTTCACTGTGGTGGGTGGCGGGGATTCCGCCGCAGCCGTACGGACGCTTGGCTTCGCCGACGACCAGTTCGGGCACATTTCCACCGGCGGTGGCGCCAGCCTGGAGTACCTCGAAGGCAAGGAACTCCCGGGCCTCAGCGTCCTCGACCGGTAG
- the tpiA gene encoding triose-phosphate isomerase, with amino-acid sequence MTTSTNGAFDRKPFIAGNWKMNMDHVQGITLLQKLAWTLSDAKHDYSRVEVAVFPPFTDLRGVQTLVQGDDLDIAYGGQDLSQFDSGAYTGDISGQFLNKLGCKYVLVGHSERRTIHNESDEVLNAKVKAAFKHGVTPVLCVGEGLEIRQAGAHVNHTLEQLRAGVAGLSNEQAAELVVAYEPVWAIGTGEVAGPEDAQEMCAAIRSELGSLFGADVAAKTRLLYGGSVKANNAAAILQERDVDGLLVGGASLDPAEFANIVRFESHLVTD; translated from the coding sequence GTGACTACGTCAACGAATGGCGCTTTTGACCGCAAGCCCTTCATCGCGGGCAACTGGAAAATGAACATGGACCACGTGCAGGGCATCACCCTCCTGCAGAAACTGGCCTGGACCCTCTCCGATGCCAAGCACGACTACAGCCGTGTCGAGGTTGCTGTTTTCCCCCCGTTCACTGATCTCCGCGGCGTCCAGACCCTTGTCCAGGGCGACGACCTGGACATCGCCTACGGTGGCCAGGACCTTTCCCAGTTCGATTCGGGTGCCTACACCGGCGACATCTCCGGCCAGTTCCTGAACAAGCTGGGCTGCAAGTACGTCCTGGTGGGACACAGCGAACGCCGCACCATTCACAACGAGTCCGACGAAGTCCTCAACGCAAAGGTCAAGGCCGCCTTCAAGCACGGTGTCACCCCTGTCCTCTGCGTCGGTGAAGGGCTGGAGATCCGCCAGGCCGGAGCACACGTGAACCACACCCTGGAGCAGCTTCGGGCCGGTGTTGCCGGCCTGAGCAACGAGCAGGCAGCCGAACTCGTGGTCGCCTACGAGCCCGTTTGGGCCATCGGCACCGGCGAAGTGGCCGGCCCGGAGGACGCACAGGAGATGTGCGCCGCCATCCGTTCGGAACTCGGATCGCTCTTCGGTGCCGATGTTGCAGCCAAAACCCGGCTCCTTTATGGCGGCTCCGTCAAGGCCAACAATGCCGCGGCGATCCTGCAGGAACGTGACGTGGACGGCCTCCTGGTGGGTGGCGCGAGCCTCGATCCCGCCGAGTTTGCTAATATTGTCAGGTTCGAGAGTCACCTGGTGACGGACTAG